The proteins below are encoded in one region of Apium graveolens cultivar Ventura chromosome 4, ASM990537v1, whole genome shotgun sequence:
- the LOC141717233 gene encoding large ribosomal subunit protein uL2z-like produces MGRVIRGQRKGAGSVFKSHTHHRKGPAKFRSLDFGERNGYLKGVVTDIIHDPGRGAPLARVTFRHPFRYKHQKELFVAAEGMYTGQYIFCGKKANLMVGNVLPLRSIPEGAVVCNVEHHVGDRGTLARASGDYAIVISHNPDDGTSRIKLPSGSKKIVPSGCRAMIGQVAGGGRTEKPMLKAGNAYHKYRVKRNCWPKVRGVAMNPVEHPHGGGNHQHIGHASTVSRHKPPGARVGLIAARRSGRLRGQAAVTASKANKT; encoded by the exons ATGGGGCGTGTGATTAGAGGACAACGTAAGGGTGCAGGGAGTGTATTCAAATCCCACACTCATCACCGCAAAGGACCTGCTAAGTTTCGAAGCCTCGATTTTGGTGAACGCAATGGTTATCTCAAAGGTGTTGTTACTGATATCATCCATGACCCTGGACGTGGAGCTCCACTTGCTCGAGTAACTTTCAGGCATCCGTTCCGTTATAAGCACCAAAAAGAACTGTTTGTTGCTGCTGAGGGGATGTATACTGGTCAATATATTTTTTGTGGAAAGAAGGCCAATCTTATGGTTGGAAACGTGTTACCACTTAGATCCATACCTGAAGGTGCTGTTGTTTGTAATGTGGAGCATCATGTTGGTGATCGCGGTACCTTGGCTAGAGCTTCTGGTGATTATGCTATTGTTATCAGCCATAATCCTGATGATGGAACATCTAG GATCAAACTACCATCTGGATCCAAGAAAATTGTTCCTAGTGGTTGTCGTGCAATGATTGGCCAGGTTGCTGGTGGAGGAAGAACTGAGAAGCCTATGCTTAAGGCTGGAAATGCTTATCACAAGTACCGCGTGAAACGTAACTGCTGGCCTAAGGTTCGTGGTGTTGCTATGAATCCAGTTGAGCATCCTCATGGTGGTGGTAATCACCAACATATTGGCCATGCCAGTACTGTTAGTCGTCATAAACCCCCTGGAGCAAGAGTTGGTCTTATTGCAGCCAGAAGGAGTGGTCGGCTCCGTGGGCAAGCTGCTGTTACTGCTTCTAAAGCTAATAAAACTTAG
- the LOC141721267 gene encoding large ribosomal subunit protein uL2: MGRVIRAQRKGAGSVFKSHTHHRKGPARFRSLDFGERNGYLKGVVTEIIHDPGRGAPLARVTFRHPFRYKHQKELFVAAEGMYTGQFIFCGKKANLMVGNVLPLRSIPEGAVVCNVEHHVGDRGTLARASGDYAIVISHNPDNGTSRIKLPSGSKKIVPSGCRAMIGQVAGGGRTEKPMLKAGNAYHKYRVKRNCWPKVRGVAMNPVEHPHGGGNHQHIGHASTVRRDAPPGQKVGLIAARRTGRLRGQAAATASKADKA, encoded by the exons ATGGGTCGGGTTATCAGAGCACAACGTAAAGGAGCGGGTAGTGTATTCAAATCCCACACTCACCACCGCAAAGGTCCCGCTCGATTTCGGAGCCTCGATTTCGGTGAGCGAAACGGTTATTTGAAAGGCGTGGTTACCGAGATAATCCATGACCCGGGTCGTGGAGCTCCGCTTGCCCGGGTCACTTTCAGACACCCGTTCCGTTACAAGCATCAGAAGGAGCTGTTTGTAGCTGCGGAGGGTATGTATACTGGTCAGTTCATATTTTGTGGAAAGAAGGCTAATCTTATGGTTGGTAATGTGTTGCCTTTGAGGTCTATTCCTGAGGGTGCTGTTGTTTGTAATGTCGAGCATCATGTCGGTGATCGCGGTACTCTTGCTCGAGCTTCTGGCGATTACGCTATTGTTATTAGTCATAATCCCGATAATGGAACCTCGAG GATTAAACTTCCATCTGGTTCCAAAAAAATTGTTCCTAGTGGTTGTCGTGCCATGATTGGACAGGTTGCTGGAGGAGGAAGAACTGAGAAGCCTATGCTGAAGGCTGGTAATGCATATCACAAGTACCGTGTGAAGCGTAACTGCTGGCCTAAGGTTCGTGGTGTGGCTATGAATCCAGTTGAGCATCCTCATGGTGGTGGTAACCACCAACATATTGGTCATGCCAGTACTGTTCGTCGTGATGCGCCACCTGGGCAAAAGGTTGGTCTCATTGCAGCCAGGAGGACTGGTCGGCTCCGTGGGCAAGCTGCTGCTACTGCCTCTAAAGCTGATAAAGCTTAG